The following nucleotide sequence is from Natronosalvus caseinilyticus.
CGGCCGCGTCGGTCGCTGGCCTTCGAAAACTCCGTGCACAGGGCGTCGTCGCCGCGGACGAACGCGTCGCCTGCCTCACCACCGGACACTTGCTCAAGGATCCCGACGCGGCCGCCGCGGCCGGTCGCGAGCCGGAGCCGGTTCCCGCCGATACCGCGGGCGTCCTCGAGGTTCTCGAGTCCTGACTCGCTAGTCGCCGAAAGGGAGGCCGACTTAGAGCAACGAGACGGCAATCGCCGCCGTCAGTCCGCTGATGACGAACCACCCCAGAAAGTTCCACCACGGAACCCCGCGGCGACGGGGTCCGGGGAGATTGTCGGTGTAGGTCCAGTACCCCTCCTCGACGCCCTGGTGATCGACTAACAGATCGTACCCGGTCGCGAGCGCGGCCGCGAGGACGACGGCACTCCAGCCGTCGACCGTGAAAAACGCGAGCCGAAGCGCGACG
It contains:
- a CDS encoding carotenoid biosynthesis protein; the encoded protein is MPGSRQFALTTVFVGVIALLHATFTWPTRATIAFFVGGALIAFVAEALVIGIGWLEHHVGPKVAGVPLYVLFGWTGVIYVALRLAFFTVDGWSAVVLAAALATGYDLLVDHQGVEEGYWTYTDNLPGPRRRGVPWWNFLGWFVISGLTAAIAVSLL